ACTACAGTATATCCGTTCCTAACAATGTTTAGAAAGAATTCTTGTGAAAGTTTAAAATGGACCTCTCTGTGAGTTCCAGAGAAATTATCAAACTCTATGTAGAGCTTTTTGAAGCTTTCCTTGATAATTTGGTGATACTTTTCTACTATCTTCTCCGGGACTGTGTTTTCCTGCATCGCTTTTATAGTTATTGGAACACCATGTTCATCAGTCCCACAGATGAATATCACATCATCTCCCTTCATCTTTCTATACCTATAATATATGTCTGCTGGAAGGTATGCTCCAGCAATATGCCCTATGTGTATAGGACCATTAGCATAAGGAAGTGCTGAAGTTATCAAATATTTCCCCATCTGATCCTCCTAAATGTATTATAATAAAATGATATCCTGCTTTACCACTGTTCAAATCGGATAGCTTAAATCTGACAGAAGCGCCCAATTAAGTTGGAATAGAAAACAATTTGCCTTTTGTTTCGTGTAAAGCCATCTAAGATAAGATCGCTATCAAACTTACCACAATGTCTACGCCAGTTGTAATAGAACTCTTGGTGCTTTGTCTTGACGAAGTTAAGAGTGATAACATCTCCTAGAGATACAAAGGATAAAGTCTAAGACACACTTACTTGGGTATGGTTCTTTTTTGCTCCTCTCGCAGTCCCTATCGGGACAATGTTTTTGGTTCCATCGTGGGTTGGTTTGGGAAATTGGCTTTGGTCCGAAACAATTTGAAACTTCAGTAGTAACTCGTATACCATAGCCTTATAACCATGAGAATAACCAAGTTAGAGGCAGTTTTTGTAGTAATCCTGACTCAATTTGTGTTTCTGGAAGGTTGTGGAAAGAAGGAGGAATATGTGGCTACTCAAAAGCTTTAAGACCTTTGCTACAAAACTTCTCGGAGGTAGAGTTATACTCATCCTAGGAATACTACTTTCTACTGCTCTTATAGGAATAGTAGCTTATCTTCTCTACCCTTTTCCGGAAAACTACCTAGAACCCTCAAAATACTCTCTGAAAATTTTTGATAGAAACCAGAAGATGATTGTAGAGCTGAACCATTACGGTGGACTGAACGAAAGATTTTCCTTAGAAGATACCCCAGATGTATTTTTGAGACTTCTTCTTTTTTCCGAAGATAGGGGTTTTTATAAGCATATAGGGATTGACTTTAAGGCTCTGGGTAGAACCCTTGTTGAGTTTGTCAAGAAAGGGAGGTTTGTTTCCGGTGGTTCCACTATAACTATGCAACTATCAAAACTCAAGAGGGATGTTGTGAAGAATAGCTTATTCACGAAGATTTTGGAAATTCTAGAAGCTCTGAAGATAGAACTTCACTTTTCCAAAGAGAAGATACTGGAAGCTTATCTTAACGAAGTGTATCTAGGTAACAACATATATGGGTTTCAGAAAGCTTCCAAGGTTTACTTTGGAAAGTCTCTTAAAGATCTTAACCTTGCAGAGATGTCGTTTCTCATAAAGGCTATAGCCAGACCTTCTGATGTATACCTTAGTAGGAATGCTATTCTATTGAGAGCTAGAAAACTTCTTGAGACAGCTTACAGGAAAGGCATAATATCGGAAGATGAGTATCTCTCAAGCATAAATTATAACGTTATTCTAAATCCTGTTATACTACCCTTTTCTGCACCGCATTTCTGCTTTTTTGCAATTGAGGAAGCTAAGAATCTTACTAGCGCAGAAATAGAGGAGATACACACCACCTTGGACATTGATCTTTACAACGACATATCATGCATAGTGAGGAATGTTATCAAAAATCTTGCTAAATTTAACCTAAGTCAAGCTGGATTGCTTTTAGTAGACAACGAAAACTCGGAAATCCTGTGTATGGTAGGTTCAGTTAACTATTTTTCGGAGTATGGGGCAAACAATGGGGTTCTAATCAAACGGCAACCTGGTTCCACGATGAAAGCTTTCACCTACGCACTAGCGTTTGAGAGAGGGATAATAAACACTTCTTCCATTCTTCCAGATATTGAGATCTCCTTTCCACTTAGATATGGCAGGTATATTCCTAGAAACTATGATAATAGTTTTCATGGGCCTGTCAGAGTTGCTGAAGCTTTGGGTAATTCCTACAATATTCCAGCAGTCTATTTACTCAATAAGATTGGTATCTATGATTACATCTCTTTTCTTAAGAAAGTAGGTTTCTCTTCCATAACTAAGTCACCAGAGTTTTATGGACTCGGAATTACCCTAGGTAATGCCGATGTATCTCTACTTGAACTCGTCAGAGCTTATATGATTTTCCCAAATAACGGACTTTACAGTGACTTAAGATCAATTAGGTATGTAAAGCTAAGAGGGGGTAAGATTGTCTATCCGCCTAGAAAGCGCCCAAGAAAGGTATTATCCGAAGGAAGCTGTTTTCTCATCAACTATATACTATCCAACCACAAATACAAACTTAGAGCATTTGGAGTAAATTCAACAATAAACCTTCCTTTCAATGTTGCAGTGAAAACAGGAACCTCAAAAGACTTCCGCGACAATACCATTATAGCCTATAACAGAAAGTATACCCTAGGGATATGGGCTGGAGACTTTAGCGGGAAAAATATGATAAACACACCATCAGCACGAGGTGCTGGAATAATACTTAGAGATACTCTCCTATACCTCTACAATAAAGAACTCCTCAAACAGGAGAAGTTTATCAAACCTAGCGAAATTATAGAAGTTGAGATTTGCAAACTCTCGGGAATGAAAAGTAGTCAAGAGTGTGACGAAGTAGAAAAGGAAGTATTCATAGCAGGGAAACAACCAAATGAAATATGTAACTGGCACAGAAATGGCAAAATATACCTACCTTCTGAATATAAAGTCTGGGCACAGAACAACCTAACAAAGCGTAGGGTAATATTAGTTGGTGAAAAACTAAAAATACTCTCTCCACATAATGGTAGCGTTTTTGCTATTGAAGAAAGTGTAGCAAGGGAAATACAGAACATCATCCTTGAAGCAAACACTGAGAGTAAAGATGTAGAATGGTTTATTAACGGGAAGTTCCATAAAAAGGGTAATCCCACCCTATTACAACTTTGCGAAGGCGAGTTCACAATAGAAGCAAGATGTAAAAATGAAAGCGACAGAGTGAAAATTACAGTAGTTTCACCGAGACAGTTAAGATTACATCAGGCTAACACAAATCTAACTTCAGACTAACAGGAAAGAGTTAATCTTTTCAAGCTCCTTAAACCCTTACAATCTCCATATACTCCTCTGGAACCTCTTCAATAAACCTTGTTGGTGATACATAAATATGCTTACTTCCTATCCTTACATATCTGCTTGCAGTTATTACTAGCCTACTCTTTGCTCTAGTAATTCCAACATAGAAAAGCCTTCTTTCTTCATCCAGCAATGACTGGCTATGAAAGGATCTAAAGTATGGGATTATACCGTCAACCGCTCCGAATATGAAGACTACCGGAAACTCAAGTCCTTTTGAAACGTGCAGAGTCATAAGAGAAACACAGTCTTTAGTCTCATCCACATCGTCCAATCCAGTCATAAGAGCAGAACTATTAACAAACTCTTCAATAGTTCTACCACCACTGTTTTCAAACTCATTTATTGCCGTTAGAAGCTCTTCAACATTCTCTATTCTATCCTCATAATCATTGTAAGTGTTTTTAAGGTAATTGTAATAACCTATTTTACTTATCAACATCCTGACTCTGGAAGCAATACTCTCCTCTCCTTCCAAAACCTCCAAAGCCTCTGCAAGAGCCTTAACCTTACCACCTATGATACCCTCCTTCTCAAGCATTAACGCAGACTCTATAAGATCTTTACCACTCCTTAGTGAAAAGTCTAAGATCTTAGATAAAGAAGCTTCACCCAACCCTCTCCTAGGAACATTAGCTATTCTGGAAAAACTCACAAAATCGTTTCTGTTCACAAAAAACTTCATATAAGCAAGAATATCCTTGATCTCTGCTCTTTCATAAAAACTAGTTCCCGAATACACTCTATACGGTATATTACTCTTCAGTAGCACTTCTTCTAAGATTCTGGAAAGGTAGTTAACTCTGTAGAAAACCGCAATATCCTTGTAACTGTATCCTAACCTTACTAGAGAGTCTATCTCTTCGGCTATTATCTCAGCTTCTTTAAGTTGACTATACGTTTCCACAAATTTCGGAACAATGCCCTTGCGTCCTATACCTTTTATACTTTTCTCCTTCCTCCTAAACAACATAGCTGAAGAAACAAAATTTGATAGCCTTATCACCTCTTCAGTGGACCTGTAATTAGTTTTCAGAATTACTACCTTACAGTTCTTAAAATCTTTGTCAAAGTTTCTGATGTTTTCTACTTTCGCACCTCGCCACCCATATATTGACTGATCATCATCACCAACAACACATATGTTTTCCATCGGATTAAGCAAAAGCCTGATCAACCCATACTGAACAGGATCAGTATCCTGAAACTCGTCTATCATCACGTATCTCCACCTTCTCTTGTATAGATCTCTTACTTCCTCATTACTACTAAGTAAACTGTGAGGAAGAATTATTAAATCCGTAAAGTCAACAGCATTATTTTTCCTAAGAGTTTCTTCATACATTTTCGTAAGGTCTCTGATAGTATCGCCGAATACATCAACAACCTCATCTCCATATCTTACTTTATCAATTATCTCCATCGTTTGTTCTGGTGAGAGTTCCTCAAATCCATACTTTCTCATAAGCTCTTTAACGAGTCTTAGTTCATCAGCTTTGTCATAGACTACGAAATTTTCTTTTAGCCCCAAAAGGTGGTAGTTTTCTTTCACGATTGAAAGCCCTAGAGAATGGAAAGTTTTTATCCACATCCTAGAAGTAGGAACTCTCAGCAAGTTAGATATCCTCGTTTTCATTTCGTTTGCCGATTTATTGGTGAAAGTCACACATAGTATTTCTAAGGGTGAAGCTTTATCAGTCAAGAGAATATATGCAAAACGGTAAGTTATAGTCCTAGTTTTCCCTGATCCAGGCCCAGCTATTACCAAAACAGGACCCTCAGTTGAAACAACAGCCTCTCTCTGATCCTCATCAAGATCACTTAGCATACTTTGAACAACAGTTGCATCCATAGACAATTATTATCTACTCAAGACTCACTCTGTTTCAATCTCCTACGACTAGCCTTAATAAATCCTAAAATTTAACAATTAGGTATGATTTTTCTGTTTTTCTTGTGGTCCTTATCAAAACAAGGTAAATACTCTTCCTGATAAGCACCTAAGAAGCTTGATGCAAACTCAAGTTTCGTGACTTACGAAAACCAGAGGATAAGTAGGAAAAGTTTAGAATCTTGCTCATTTGACCAATGGAAATAGGAATTTACCAGTAGAACCACCTGCAAACTTGAAAAGTACAAAAAGACATGGTAATAATTCTGCTCATGAAGAACTTAACAACAATGTCACTTCTGATGTACCCAATACGCCACGAATTTTACAAAACCACCAACCTTGAAGTCATTGAGATCTTATCCGACTTCTCAGCTGAAAATATCTCAAAACTCTTTCATAAGTTTGAGGGAGTCAAGCTAAACTTTGACGAACTAAAGGAAAAAATACCCAATATACCAATACACACAGCTAAAACCCTGTTAAGGCTATCAAGAGAACCATCTATAAGAGAACTTATAGAGGCATACATGCTCTCATACGAACTCTACAACTTAAATATCTTACTGCGTGCCAGATTAAACGGTAATACTGACAAGAATCTGTTTTTATTTGATTACTCTGCAGTAACTAGCAAAGCAGAACTTCTTAAACTGGAAAAAATAGACGAGATAAAGAAAGTCTATTTCAAAGTGCTTACCTTCTACAAAATAAAAAGCAAGAAACTTAGGGATACCTTAAGGATAGTATCAGTTGATAATATAAATGAGTTATTATTATATTCTAGCATTGAATACTACAGATCTCTTGTTTCAAAAGGAGCAAACTTTGGACACTCTCTTGAAAATATATTAAAAACAAAAGCCTTCTACGAACTGCTATTAACACTTGCAAAAATAAAGTTTTTAGCAAACGCTAATGTTGAAAAGTATATCTCGGATCTATCCTTCCTAGGAGGTAAGCAGGAATTACTAGCAAATATCTTTGTTTCAACCAAAGAAAGCTTTGTAAAAAAATGTATAGACTACGACATTCTACCTCCAAACTTCATACTTACAGATATTGACGACATAGATAGACTTAAGAACACTCTCCTTAAGTTAGAATGTAAGCGTTTGATAATAGGCACTCCAATGGATCCAGCAACAATAATAGGCATAATAATCCTAAGAGAGATTGATATGAAAAACTATTTCTCAATACTAGGAGGATTCGTAAGTGGCTTTCCTTTTGAAAAAGTAAGACAACTTTTGGTTTTATAGGGGGAGAGATATGTTTTTTCCAGAAAAGATGGTAGAGATAAACATCTTGACTACTGACGAATTTCTAAAAGATATCTCAGACTACCTCATAAAGTTTGGAGAATTTGAGGTAAAAAGAGTCGGAATAAAGGAAGCTCAGAAATTACTTAGACTAAGCAACAAAGATGACGATGAGGTTGAAAAATTCTCAAATATAAAGATGAGGTTGGATAGGTTAGCAGTGAATATGAAAGTAGATGACATAAAGATCAGGAATACTCTTTCTGAAAGAGAACCACTGTCTCTAGATGAAATTGACCTAAGGCTTACGAAAGCAGAAAACGAATTTTACTCAGCTTATGCCATGCTATCAAACCTTGAGAGAGAGGAAGTTGATCTAAGGATAAAAAAGCTACAGTATTCTATAAGGAAGGACCTAGAATCAAGAAACATTCCAAAGGAGTTTTTCACAGCACTATTGATAATAGCTAAGCATGAAGCTCCTACTATCCTAAGAAATATTTCCTCACTTCCCACGATAATAGAAGAAGTTGAATCATTTAAGTCACTTAGTGTCATTTTGGTTTCGCTCCCCTATACTCACAAAAATGAGATACTGAAGCTATCAACCTCCTTCCTAAAGATCATAAACATAAACGAAATAATTACAGAAGATGTAAATCTTGCAGAAATTGAAAAAAGGCTTAGGGAGATAGAAGTTGAACAGAAAAAACTCAGAGGACTACTGGATAGAATAGTTGAGACCAATACCGAGGAGATTCTAACTCTCTATAAAGGACTCTGGTTTTCCAATACTTCCATGAAACTAAAGTCTTCTTCCATCAGAGGGGGTAGATTTATTGTGTTTTCCGGATGGATTCCAAAAAAGCGAGAGGAAGAGGTTTGTGAGAAAATAAGAGAAATTACCAATGACATCTGTGTAGTAGAAACAAAAGACGCAGAAAATACTTTAAAGGAAGATAAAAACACCCAAATCCCAACAAAACTCAACAATCCAAAGTTTCTAAAGTCATTTGAATCCATAGTCAAGCTATACTCTATCCCAAGGTTTTACGAAATAGATCCAACAGTGATATTTACGATTCTTTATGTAATCTTCTACGGTATGATGTTTGGGGACGTTGGACAGGGACTGGCACTGTCTCTAATTTCAGCATTACTCTTTTGGAAGTTTAAAAGTTTCAGAGTCATAGGAGGACTTGGAATAGCTGTTGGACTTTCATCTGCGGTATTCGGCTTTCTCTATGGCTCTGTGTTCGGTATTGAAGGAAAGATAATACCTTCTATGTGGACCTCACCTCTTCATGATGTTCTTGAGATAATGAAAGTCTCAATAGTAACAGGATTTATAGTAATATCAATAGGACTTATACTCAGTGTAATAAATACCGCAAGAGAAAAAAACATCCCTAGGCTTATACTAGGGAACAAGGGGATAGCTGGAGTTTTATTCTACTTCTCACTCGTGGGATACCCCATCTACATCCTACTCTCTGGCACTACCTTCAACCCGAATCTAATGCTTTTTGGAATCCTTGTGCCTATTCTTATGTTCGTAACCGAAGCAATAATAGAAGCTAAAAAACACGGACACTCTGTGTCCCCAGTCTCAATCTTTTTTGAACTTTTTGAGGTTTTTATCTCCTTCGTCAGCAACACAGTATCCTTCATAAGAATCGCAGGCTTTGCCCTAAACCATACAGCACTAATGATAACCTTCTTCTCAATAGCCGAAGTAGTAAAAGGCGGAGTCATCGGAGACATTTTGGCATTACTAATAGTAGTCTTTGGACAGATATTTATAATAGTCTTTGAAGGACTTGTAGTTGGGATACAGGCACTTAGGCTAAGCTTCTATGAGTTCTTCACAAAGTTTTTCAGAGGTGGAGGTAAAGCCTTTGAACCCCTTAAGTAGGAGATAACAAGGTGAAGTAGCTCACTTTACTTAAAACTAGCTTAACATTCTCACCAGCACAATATGATTACTCGCTAAAGCTATAGTATGAATCAGGAAAGTCTTCTTTACCGAGTCTATTTATCAGCTTTATTGCTCTCTTTTCCTTATCATAAACAGGTATACCCGGGGGTAGCTGAACAGTGGGTATGAAGTTGACTTTTACCAGAGTATTACCTTTTCCAAGATGCACCTCAAGGATTCCTCCAATTCCACCATACCCTTTTATGTTGAAGTTGCCATAGGTTAGAAAGTTACCCAGAGAGTAAGCTATCAACTTACCCTTATACACCTCAACTGCTCTCAACACATGTGGGCTGTGACCAATAACAAGGTCTGCACCTGCAGATACAACACCCCTTGCAAAAGCAATAACATTGCCTCTGTTTCTACCCAAGAAATACTCA
The sequence above is a segment of the Brevinematia bacterium genome. Coding sequences within it:
- a CDS encoding class I tRNA ligase family protein, with product MGKYLITSALPYANGPIHIGHIAGAYLPADIYYRYRKMKGDDVIFICGTDEHGVPITIKAMQENTVPEKIVEKYHQIIKESFKKLYIEFDNFSGTHREVHFKLSQEFFLNIVRNGYTVVKEQEQFYCESDKMFLPDRYINGKCPKCGYEYAKGDQCEKCGSTLDPTDLIEPKCAICGNTP
- a CDS encoding transglycosylase domain-containing protein; its protein translation is MWLLKSFKTFATKLLGGRVILILGILLSTALIGIVAYLLYPFPENYLEPSKYSLKIFDRNQKMIVELNHYGGLNERFSLEDTPDVFLRLLLFSEDRGFYKHIGIDFKALGRTLVEFVKKGRFVSGGSTITMQLSKLKRDVVKNSLFTKILEILEALKIELHFSKEKILEAYLNEVYLGNNIYGFQKASKVYFGKSLKDLNLAEMSFLIKAIARPSDVYLSRNAILLRARKLLETAYRKGIISEDEYLSSINYNVILNPVILPFSAPHFCFFAIEEAKNLTSAEIEEIHTTLDIDLYNDISCIVRNVIKNLAKFNLSQAGLLLVDNENSEILCMVGSVNYFSEYGANNGVLIKRQPGSTMKAFTYALAFERGIINTSSILPDIEISFPLRYGRYIPRNYDNSFHGPVRVAEALGNSYNIPAVYLLNKIGIYDYISFLKKVGFSSITKSPEFYGLGITLGNADVSLLELVRAYMIFPNNGLYSDLRSIRYVKLRGGKIVYPPRKRPRKVLSEGSCFLINYILSNHKYKLRAFGVNSTINLPFNVAVKTGTSKDFRDNTIIAYNRKYTLGIWAGDFSGKNMINTPSARGAGIILRDTLLYLYNKELLKQEKFIKPSEIIEVEICKLSGMKSSQECDEVEKEVFIAGKQPNEICNWHRNGKIYLPSEYKVWAQNNLTKRRVILVGEKLKILSPHNGSVFAIEESVAREIQNIILEANTESKDVEWFINGKFHKKGNPTLLQLCEGEFTIEARCKNESDRVKITVVSPRQLRLHQANTNLTSD
- a CDS encoding UvrD-helicase domain-containing protein → MDATVVQSMLSDLDEDQREAVVSTEGPVLVIAGPGSGKTRTITYRFAYILLTDKASPLEILCVTFTNKSANEMKTRISNLLRVPTSRMWIKTFHSLGLSIVKENYHLLGLKENFVVYDKADELRLVKELMRKYGFEELSPEQTMEIIDKVRYGDEVVDVFGDTIRDLTKMYEETLRKNNAVDFTDLIILPHSLLSSNEEVRDLYKRRWRYVMIDEFQDTDPVQYGLIRLLLNPMENICVVGDDDQSIYGWRGAKVENIRNFDKDFKNCKVVILKTNYRSTEEVIRLSNFVSSAMLFRRKEKSIKGIGRKGIVPKFVETYSQLKEAEIIAEEIDSLVRLGYSYKDIAVFYRVNYLSRILEEVLLKSNIPYRVYSGTSFYERAEIKDILAYMKFFVNRNDFVSFSRIANVPRRGLGEASLSKILDFSLRSGKDLIESALMLEKEGIIGGKVKALAEALEVLEGEESIASRVRMLISKIGYYNYLKNTYNDYEDRIENVEELLTAINEFENSGGRTIEEFVNSSALMTGLDDVDETKDCVSLMTLHVSKGLEFPVVFIFGAVDGIIPYFRSFHSQSLLDEERRLFYVGITRAKSRLVITASRYVRIGSKHIYVSPTRFIEEVPEEYMEIVRV
- a CDS encoding V-type ATPase subunit, with product MKNLTTMSLLMYPIRHEFYKTTNLEVIEILSDFSAENISKLFHKFEGVKLNFDELKEKIPNIPIHTAKTLLRLSREPSIRELIEAYMLSYELYNLNILLRARLNGNTDKNLFLFDYSAVTSKAELLKLEKIDEIKKVYFKVLTFYKIKSKKLRDTLRIVSVDNINELLLYSSIEYYRSLVSKGANFGHSLENILKTKAFYELLLTLAKIKFLANANVEKYISDLSFLGGKQELLANIFVSTKESFVKKCIDYDILPPNFILTDIDDIDRLKNTLLKLECKRLIIGTPMDPATIIGIIILREIDMKNYFSILGGFVSGFPFEKVRQLLVL
- a CDS encoding V-type ATPase 116kDa subunit family protein codes for the protein MFFPEKMVEINILTTDEFLKDISDYLIKFGEFEVKRVGIKEAQKLLRLSNKDDDEVEKFSNIKMRLDRLAVNMKVDDIKIRNTLSEREPLSLDEIDLRLTKAENEFYSAYAMLSNLEREEVDLRIKKLQYSIRKDLESRNIPKEFFTALLIIAKHEAPTILRNISSLPTIIEEVESFKSLSVILVSLPYTHKNEILKLSTSFLKIININEIITEDVNLAEIEKRLREIEVEQKKLRGLLDRIVETNTEEILTLYKGLWFSNTSMKLKSSSIRGGRFIVFSGWIPKKREEEVCEKIREITNDICVVETKDAENTLKEDKNTQIPTKLNNPKFLKSFESIVKLYSIPRFYEIDPTVIFTILYVIFYGMMFGDVGQGLALSLISALLFWKFKSFRVIGGLGIAVGLSSAVFGFLYGSVFGIEGKIIPSMWTSPLHDVLEIMKVSIVTGFIVISIGLILSVINTAREKNIPRLILGNKGIAGVLFYFSLVGYPIYILLSGTTFNPNLMLFGILVPILMFVTEAIIEAKKHGHSVSPVSIFFELFEVFISFVSNTVSFIRIAGFALNHTALMITFFSIAEVVKGGVIGDILALLIVVFGQIFIIVFEGLVVGIQALRLSFYEFFTKFFRGGGKAFEPLK